In Acidiferrobacteraceae bacterium, the genomic window TCAGAAGCTCGCGCGGCTTCCCATTCCTCGCCCGATGCACGATCCGCATGGCCTCGATCTGGTCACCATGCCGATAGACAAACGTGCCCGCATAGTTGTGCTCCTGCACTGCCCGGCCCATGGACATCATCCAGTCGCGAGCGGACTTGCCCGCCGCCATGGCCGCGGAACTGCTCAGTATGAAAACGAGAAAGGTGGAATAGCGGGAATGCCGCAGAAACGGACTCATTGCTCGCTATCGTATCCCACAATCCGGACGTAGGACATCATTCCGTTCATTCTGGAAGTCGGAGTGAATTCGCTATGCTCGACCATGTACAGGTTGAGATCATTTTCCACATCCGGGGAAATCGTGTTCCAGCGTGTGTCGCTGGTTCGAACGACATTACCGTTCGGGGCAGGCTGGGTCGTTGCCAGCTGTGTCGGCTGCGTCCCCGGAACCGGACTCACCATCCGGATGCCGACCACGGATACCGCGGCCACGGATGCGGCAATGGCGGCACCGCCTATCCATCGGCCAAGATCCCGTCGATCCGGCAGCAACCGTCCACGAGGAGCAAGAACCGTTGCCTCTTCATGCAGGTCGCCGGCCGTTGCTGACGCAACGCCGCTCACCGGTGTTTCCACCAGATCCTGGTGCAAGGCTGCCCGGATCAGATGCCACCGTTCCCAGCTACACCGCAGACTGGAATCGCGAACCAGTGTCTGCAACACGTCACCGGTCGCCCTGCGATCCAGCTCACCATCCATCAACGCCGATAATTTCTCTTTCATCACTACAGTACCCCCGAGCCGTATACTACTTGCGCACCTCAGTCCCCGCCGAGCAAGGGCGCCAACTCCTTTTCTATCGCTTCGCGTGCCCGAAAAATCCGTGACCGTACGGTTCCAATCGGACAATCCATGGCCTGAGCAATATCTTCATAGCTTAGACCGTCAATCTCGCGCATGAGAATTGCGGCACGCAAATCCTCAGGCAAGCCGTCAATCGCGTTCTGCACCCGTTCAGCGATCTCATCCCGGAGCAAATTTCGCTCCGGCGTGGCGACTTCCCGGAGCTCGCCTGCGCTTTCCAGCCCTTCCGCCGTGTCGACATCCACATCCGAACTGGGAGGCCGACGTCCCTGGGAAACCAGAAAATTCTTCGCCGTGTTGATGGCGATCCGGTACAGCCAGGTATAAAAAGCGCTGTCTCCCCGGAAGCCGGCCAGTGCACGGTAGGCCTTGATAAAGGCCTCCTGGGTGACATCCTGAACCTCGGCACTGTCGCGCAGGTAGCGGGAAACCAGCTTGGCCACCTTGTGCTGATATTTCAGTACCAGCAGATCGAAGGCCGCTTTGTCCCCCCGCTGCACCCGGGCGACAATCTCCGCATCGACGCTACGTTCGTCCAAGATACCCGAAGCCCCTGCTGTTGCCGTTCGAACCCCGGGCGCGCGTCATAGATAGAGACCGCCGGGCCCGGACAAAGTTCGTGAAAAAGTGAGTTTTACCCGAAATCTTGTTCATATTGATGGCTGCCCGCGCCCAGGCAAATAGATCAACCTGCCCGCTGGCGTGTGCTAGGATACCGCAAAAACACGGTCTCCGCCCTGCCCCAATGCCTTCGTCGCATGAAACCGAGGTCCTGATCATCGGCGCCGGCGTCGCCGGTCTTACCCTTGCACTGCGCCTCGCCCCCCGGACCCGCGTGACCGTCCTGGCCAAGGCGGCGCTGAACGAAGGCTCCAGCCTCTACGCCCAGGGAGGGGTTGCCGCCGTTCTGGACCGCCAGGAAGACTCCATCGCCTCCCATGTTGAAGATACCCTGAACGCCGGAGCCGGCCTGTGCCATGCCGATACCGTACGATTTGTCGTGGAACACGGCCCGGAGGCCATCCAATGGCTGATCGACGAGGGTGTCCCGTTTACCAAGAATGGCGATGGGGGAAACGACGAGGGCTATCATCTGACCCGGGAAGGCGGCCATTCCCACCGGCGCGTGATTCACGCCGCGGACCAGACCGGCAAGGCGATCGAAAACACGCTGGAGGCGCAGGTGCGACGCCACCCGAATATCCGTCTCCTGGAGCACCATATCGCCGTCGACCTCCTGACCCGAAACAAGCTCGGCCAGGCCGGAACAGACCGGGTCCTGGGCGCCTATGTCCTGAACAAGGAAACCGGCCATGTGGAACTGTTCGCCGCCCGCTTTGTGGTTCTCGCCACCGGTGGCGCATCCAAGGTGTACCTGTATACCAGCAACCCGGACACCTCCACGGGGGACGGAATTGCCATTGCCTGGCGCGCCGGCTGCCGCGTGGCCAACATGGAGTTCGTCCAGTTTCACCCGACTTGTCTGCACCACCCCCATGCCAAGTCCTTTCTGATCTCGGAGGCGGTTCGGGGCGAAGGCGGCCGCTTGCTCCTCCCCGATGGAACACCGTTCATGAGCCGTCACGATCCACGGGGCGAACTGGCGCCGCGCGACATCGTCGCCCGCGCCATCGACTTCGAGATGAAACGCCACGGCGTGGAC contains:
- a CDS encoding sigma-E factor negative regulatory protein, yielding MKEKLSALMDGELDRRATGDVLQTLVRDSSLRCSWERWHLIRAALHQDLVETPVSGVASATAGDLHEEATVLAPRGRLLPDRRDLGRWIGGAAIAASVAAVSVVGIRMVSPVPGTQPTQLATTQPAPNGNVVRTSDTRWNTISPDVENDLNLYMVEHSEFTPTSRMNGMMSYVRIVGYDSEQ
- the rpoE gene encoding RNA polymerase sigma factor RpoE; the encoded protein is MDERSVDAEIVARVQRGDKAAFDLLVLKYQHKVAKLVSRYLRDSAEVQDVTQEAFIKAYRALAGFRGDSAFYTWLYRIAINTAKNFLVSQGRRPPSSDVDVDTAEGLESAGELREVATPERNLLRDEIAERVQNAIDGLPEDLRAAILMREIDGLSYEDIAQAMDCPIGTVRSRIFRAREAIEKELAPLLGGD
- the nadB gene encoding L-aspartate oxidase — protein: MPSSHETEVLIIGAGVAGLTLALRLAPRTRVTVLAKAALNEGSSLYAQGGVAAVLDRQEDSIASHVEDTLNAGAGLCHADTVRFVVEHGPEAIQWLIDEGVPFTKNGDGGNDEGYHLTREGGHSHRRVIHAADQTGKAIENTLEAQVRRHPNIRLLEHHIAVDLLTRNKLGQAGTDRVLGAYVLNKETGHVELFAARFVVLATGGASKVYLYTSNPDTSTGDGIAIAWRAGCRVANMEFVQFHPTCLHHPHAKSFLISEAVRGEGGRLLLPDGTPFMSRHDPRGELAPRDIVARAIDFEMKRHGVDFVLLDISHKPAEFIIEHFPHIYKVCKHLGYDMTTGPIPVVPAAHYTCGGIMTDLRGRTDLDGLYAIGECAHTGLHGANRLASNSLLECLVFAQSAAGDIDARRDEPGAEAQTLPAWDESRVTDADEEVVVSHNWHELRRFMWDYVGIVRTSKRLQRALHRADLLNEEIHEYYANFRISNDLLELRNLVVVAELIIRSAQSRKESRGLHYTRDYPQPSAEPPQDTVMVPERPPVRRRA